The proteins below are encoded in one region of Opisthocomus hoazin isolate bOpiHoa1 chromosome 26, bOpiHoa1.hap1, whole genome shotgun sequence:
- the ODAD4 gene encoding outer dynein arm-docking complex subunit 4: MAEGGPPPAGTFSSFMAEGTLLCRRGEYGKALACFSNALKLRAGDKQGLAARSRCFLKLGDAERSLRDAEAALQADGAFAQGLYQKAEALYTMGDFEFALVFYHRGYRLRPELQKFRLGIEKSQQAIVNCIGSPSSIKLENKEDLCFISRQAESKNANQKLQIKLTKEQKRTRKQGPARNPKTERQLLGELYADKAYLEKLLKDEDLMESSTKQGIKVADLVLSGLSYLEARSEFWQQQKPIYARVRERKLQQQRWIRDKKPKPAEAGRYIVKSMEDIDMLLTGDSPEETCRKAERVLKTVQGCSDEEVPNKNELIGNLHSCIGNAQLEMGQMEAALQSHKRHLESARQHNLPDAVSRALGNVGRVYARIGKFQQAIDTWEEKIPMAKSSLEKTWLFHEIGRCYLELNKAEAAQDYGEKSLQSAEEGGDAEWQLHATVLVAQAQVKLKDYQSAIMNFEKALEKAKLVHNEAAQKAIITAFGDVSRSLVRELNERRRETTLYSLKAEDPGSSGSTGSSTGTGERSERQRGAAGSGGGGAGGRRARRQRARSGAGQRSRRGAGLGGDPAL, translated from the exons aTGGCGGAGGGGGGCCCTCCTCCGGCCGGCACCTTCTCCAGCTTCATGGCCGAGGGGACGCTGCTGTGCCGGCGGGGCGAGTACGGCAAGGCCCTGGCCTGCTTCAGCAAC GCGCTGAAGCTGCGAGCCGGGGACAAGCAGGGCCTGGCTGCCCGCTCCCGGTGCTTCCTGAAGCTGGGGGACGCGGAGCGCTCGCTGCGGGACGCGGAGGCCGCTCTCCAGGCGGACGGAGCCTTCGCGCAg GGACTTTACCAAAAGGCCGAGGCGTTATATACCATGGGTGACTTTGAATTTGCCTTAGTGTTTTATCATCGAGGCTACAGACTACGTCCGGAACTACAGAAGTTCAGGCTGGGTATCGAGAAATCCCAGCAGGCGATTGTCAACTGCATTGGAA GTCCATCCTCAATTAAACTGGAGAATAAAGAGGATCTGTGCTTTAtaagcaggcaggcagag AGCAAAAACGCAAATCAGAAACTCCAAATCAAACTGACGAAGGAGCAAAAACGGACAAGGAAACAGGGGCCTGCACGGAATCCAAAAACAGAGCGACAGCTTCTCGGAGAGCTCTATGCTGACAAGGCCTACCTAGAGAAGTTGCTCAAGGATGAAG ATCTGATGGAGAGCAGCACAAAGCAGGGCATCAAAGTAGCGGACCTGGTTTTGAGCGGCCTTTCCTACCTGGAGGCACGCAGCGAgttctggcagcagcagaagcccATTTACGCCCGCGTGAGAGAGCGCAAGCTCCAGCAGCAAAGGTGGATCCGGGACAAGAAACCAAAACCGGCTGAGGCTGGCAGATACATTGTGAAGAGCATGGAGGACATCGACATGC TGCTGACCGGCGACTCCCCGGAGGAGACCTGCAGGAAAGCCGAGCGTGTGCTGAAAACGGTACAAGGGTGCTCAGATGAAGAAGTTCCCAACAAGAACGAGCTGATTGGGAACCTCCACAGCTGCATTGGGAATGCGCAGCTGGAGATGGGCCAGATGGAGGCGGCTCTGCAAAGCCACAAAAGGCACCTGGAGTCTGCCAGGCAGCA CAATCTGCCAGACGCCGTGTCCCGAGCCCTTGGTAACGTTGGCAGAGTTTATGCCAGAATCGGCAAATTCCAGCAAGCTATTGACAC CTGGGAGGAGAAGATTCCAATGGCAAaatccagcctggagaagacctgGCTGTTCCACGAAATCGGCCGGTGTTACCTGGAGCTGAACAAAGCTGAAGCAGCCCAAGATTACGGAGAGAAGTCCCTGCAGTCAGCAGAGGAAGGGGGAGACGCTGAGTGGCAGCTCCATGCTACCGTGCTGGTGGCACAAGCACAAG TCAAATTAAAGGATTACCAGTCTGCAATCATGAACTTTGAAAAAGCGCTTGAGAAGGCAAAGCTTGTTCACAACGAAGCTGCTCAAAAGGCCATCATTACT GCCTTCGGCGACGTGAGCAGAAGCTTGGTTCGAGAGCTGAACGAAAGAAGACGAGAAACGACGCTTTACTCTCTGAAAG CCGAGGATCccggcagcagtggcagcaccggcagcagcaccgGCACCGGGGAGCGGAGCGAGCGGCAGCGAGGggcggccgggagcggcgggggggg